GAACTTATGAAGTTTGGTGGAtgattcaaaaacaaaaacaaaaaaatgaaacacaaTTCAGAGCataatgcatattttaatCAGCCGTCCGAATATATACTCGTGATTATAATCAATTAACCAATTTATTACCAGAAtcaaagaatataattttgattcaattaataattataacagATTAAGCAATTATATCATTTCCATAAATGTAATCAACTTAGTCCGCCtatatatgattataattttaaattcaaccGTTAGAATTTAAGAGAATTAATTCCTATGATTCTATGAAATCGGTCCGCTACTCTTAATAAAAGAAACGCTCCtaatatatagttttaaataGCCATTTTCAAGGAAAAGCTTAGAATTTGTCACCTATAAATATTGATGCCATAAAATCATACACATTACTGAATCCATAAACAAAGGAAAGAAGGGGAAGCAAATTCTTAGTGTTGGAGTTGCGCCCCTGAATCAAGAAGAGTTCAAGGAAGCTTTCTTTTTCCATAATCACTCCAGTTATGGAAGTGTTTGATCATATTATGTTTCatgattaatttcatgttgtTCAAagcattatttatattcaattatttactCATAAAATTATAGCCATTTGTATTagatttgtagtttttttcgagaattgatatttagttgtcaacattttcttcatttcgaGATAATGCAATTTGATGTTGGACCGTCAGTTGATCGAGAATAAGGAATAAATTGGTTGATGCGTAGGCTGCAGCGGAAGTGGATTGCAGAAGAAATGAACGGAagagtgaagaagaagatgtgaCGTTGTATATTTGTTTGGTTaagatttcttttgtttatttaatttgtaactaCTTTTATGTTTGTGCTTAGAGTTTTAAGTATAATTATTGCAAACACATAGTACTATCTTGGAAATAATTCTATGTATAATTATTGCAAACAACAtagtactatcttttttccaaaatgcGATAGATATTGTGTggatattttgcatattttaatttgtatttccGTGGATGGCACTTATGattttactattaatataatttttcaaaacatgAACTAATACGGTATTGtcatcatataaatttatttatgtactaCATATTTAGTTactcttctatatatttttatattctttagtATTGATGACTATTGTtgtgtattaaattttttatgtaagTGGTATTTTAAAGTGCTTGTGTTgtccattaataaaatataaaattatggtTGCTATTTTGTGGTATTAGAGATAAGAAAGTAGTTATTGGAAGTTttgaataatttcataaataatgcAACTTTTGTACAGTTACCGAAAATATGTGTATTCAcatgattgatttttaaagttgtttaattttatgttttgacaATGtacatttaaattgttttacatgtttgtgatttttaacCCTTGCTTACtgattttaagtaattaattcaaaatataaatttaatgtgaTGGAATTAATTCCATCCGTACATCGTACGGGCGTGACACTAGTGTTTATTAAAAGGCAGCTTTGTCGGGATATCAATGATATCGGGACActcttctctattttttttttctctcttcactttaatcaTTACATATGATTTTTCTAAATCACGTGTTTAAAAGAAGCGCCTTGCTTaagggacagatggagtaccTAAAAATGAGTATGGACAAAGCCATACagttatactctctccgtctgcgaataggagttccattttgccattttagtcagtccgcgaataggagtcccgatttattatttctataaatggtaaaaaatatcacattccaccaactcattcccctcacatatcatttaaaacttagttcatattccaataactttttttcactcactttcttaacatttcttaaaacccgtggtagaaagaaatgagactcctattcgcgaacGGACGGAGTATTAGCTTAAACAAACTCAAAGACGTTCGTGATAGAAAATGTATTTGCCATAATTATTGCCGGGCCGgggaatataaaattaaatgtaatattGATGAGAATTAAATTAACTGGATATGGTGATCCAAAAACTTATTGCATTTCATATCTCCATGACTATATACTATTCTAACAATAAAAAAGGAGTTAGGATTTCAGGCTTTTTCATACGAACGGAGAgagttttattttacaaaagcCATTTCGCACATATATAGCTCACGTGAATAATAAGAAATGgattaatatacatatatttaaacaCGCGTATATATATGAGtatgaattatgaaatgtAGACCCCTAGCGAAGGAATGGACTTGAtaaatcaacaacaaacttttgGAAATATGTCGTTGAAAAATGGTTTTCTATGCTAACACCAAATAGTGGGATTTATATATCACTCACACATCTAACTGAAAATTTTATCTGATGGTTTAGTTTTTATTCGTGTAATATCGGTTTACTCGAATATAGTCAGTCCAAATATCTATCtgaatttctatatttagtcCACGAATTGCTCATATATAAAGCCAATTAACTTCCAAGATCTCTCACATTCACTAATTTCCTTCATACTGAAACTTCCCCAACGTCCACTCCCTCCTACTTTCCATCTCCTCCTCTCTAGaatgtgagagaaaaaaaagaaaattacaaaaaaaaattcaagaacgTAAAATAACCACACCGAAACACCACGGCGGCGTTGGGACATACATATGGAGACCGCGACGGAGGAGGCTGCGGCCGTGGCGGTGACGCCGTGCTTGAACACCGACGTCATCGCGAAAGGCAAGCGAACCAAGCGACAACGACCTAACTCCCCCTTTTCCTTCACCATCACGCCGCCACGCGCCGCCTCGGAGGAGAGCACCACGACGGAGGAAGCCGACACCGCGAGGTGCCTCATCCTCCTCTCCCAGGGCCACTTCATCCCCATCGCCAAAAGCCGCCGCGACGCCGCCGCCATGTACACATGCAAGACGTGCAACCGCTCCTTCCAGTCGTTCCAGGCCCTCGGCGGCCACCGCGCCAGCCACAAGAAGCCCAAGAACGAGAAGCGGTACGCCATCTTCTCCGACGAGGAGGATTTCAACAAATTCTCTcccacctctctctctcttcagcTCAGCAGCGtctccaccaccgccaccgccgccgcgaTGAAGTCGCCGAGAGTCCACGAGTGCTCCTATTGCGGGGCCGAGTTCGCCTCCGGGCAGGCCCTCGGCGGCCACATGAGGAAGCACCGCGGCGGCGCCGCCCCACCGGTCCCGACGAACATTCGAGAAGCGATAGTTTATGATGAGGCGGAGGCGGAGACGGAGGCGGAGGAGAGGAAGAAGGGCGGAAACTGGCTGTCGTTGGATCTCAATCTTCCGGCGCCGGATGATGAGAGAAGCCCTAACCGGATGGCTCAGCCATTACCACTTAACCGCTGATTTGATACGCAACTCAGTTGGCAGGACGTTTCTCCTCCAATATTAATTTCGGAAGGttgaattattctttttttatactatacaATATTGACCTTCCACAATTGGGCATTTTTGACTCACCATTGtatgtactataaaatttccttttttaaggAAAATATTTTCTGTAGTGTTTTTTCTAAGTAGTAGCTCACGACATTCTTTGAATTATGTAAAtagtttttttactttgttttggCAGTTTTTAGCCCTGCTCCtaatcataatattttagGAGTAAGTTAGGAGAGTATATATGGGATTGAATTCAatcttctctattttttttatatatgtacatatgGTATTCAAACCTCGCTCTATAGTATAAAATGTGCAAGTTTTTGTTCAAGGTTTGTAGAGCTAACTAATATTGTACtgttatttatattgtttttataatgtCCTAAAAAGAGTTTGCTTCACTGCAGTATATATATCAGTATAAAAATTTGCCTTTAATTGGGGACATATTGTTGTTAGAGCGATTTAGTTCACAAAATTAGTATAACTAAGAGATGATTAAAGTATAACTAATCTTAAATGCATAACTAGAGAAAAcgattttatttcattataagaGTGATTTAGATTATACTaatttatagtgaagtatttaCTCTGTAAAATATTTCGTTCACTATAATGGCGTTTTGGTTCACTCCGTGTTTTCACATTTGTGCTATGAACTAAAACGCCTTTATAGTGAACTAAATCGCTTTTATTGTGAACTTAATTCGGGTTCTCTAGTTATGCATTTATGTAGTGGTTGTCCGTTATCAATACACTCTTTTCGATCTCATAGAAATAgaccatatttatttattttttcgtcCATCCCATTGAATTAATCCATGTCAAAActtatataaacaaaatactattAGTTCTAATAATATAGGTCCCACCATTAACTAAAACTAtttctactatttttaaaacttttttactgactttactaattacaaattaaaatccgtgtcgtcCCCAAATAACCTACTATTTCTGTAGGCCGGGGGggagtaatttaaataattagaattgtCTGCATCTctgaaaaaataagaactaaCTTGGGAGCATATACACGTTTAAATCTCAAAATACCGAAAACTAGCTTGGGAGCATAATCTTATACAGAGCTTGAAACATGAAAACCGACTTCTATGTATCATCGTCGTCTTGGAGCTTGAAATACTAAATTGATTTGTGAATATCTTGTCTGAAGTTTCGTAGACAAAAATTAACTCTTGAACCCTAGACTTGCGAGCACAATCATATTTCAAACTCCAAatgtcaaatttaattattcatgtactctctctgtccaaGCTAGTTGAAACAATTTTTggatacaaaatttaaaaaattgatgtttaaAGATTAATCAGAGAGAACACAAagtaggaaaaaaataaagtagaaaaaagattagaaagaaatgtaaaatatgaaagggaataaaatttgaataaaaaaagaaaatatggaaGTAGCTTCGGAAACATAGAAAGGTCGAAACCGCTCGTTTTGCTAATTCCATTACTTTTGCAGATAACAAAAAAGGAATGGATTTGAATCAATATGAAAGATGAGATCTGAAGTTCTACGGTTACTCTCATATTACTACTTAATACATATTGTTATGCTAAATGTGTGTGTGATCATGAGTGTACCACACCAATTAATACTTAGTTTTCTTGAATCATCTGTTATTTAATGTATCtgcaaattaattagtaattttaatacgTGAAGTTATATATGTCATGCTGAATTTGACCAACAATGTAACTAACTGCCTATCTACTTTTAGATgcattgtgattttttatagACAATAGTACATAACATGGTCACTTGGTTGTTACTCACCCttctatatttatacaaatttcCAATTATAGCTCAATGTATTCACTAAATGCACCCTTATTAAGTGGTTAAAATTATGTTCATGTGATTTCCTCTGTAAATGGGTGATAGTATACATTACTTTCACCACTATAAATTAGACCccaatgtaaaaaaaaattacaacgacCTCATTCGATCatcatatactactacaatacATCGTGAGCCATGGATTACAATACCAAATTCCAAAAAGCTATCCTATTAATTGTTTTGATAATAGGAAGCATTGAGGTTGCAAAAAGCAAGTGTACTATCTTCACTCCTAAAGTTGTTGTTAAAGTACATAACAGCCTATCATCTTCATCTCCAGTCTTGCAACTGCATTGCCGATCTGCTCACGATGATCTTGGGGTGCACACACTCTCTCGAGGGGAGGAGTATAGTTGGAGTTTCTGTAATTCCTTCTTCGATAATACTGCATTCTCATGTTACATTCAAGCTGGTTTCAAACATACAAGTTTTAAATCTTATGACTCAAATGAGAGACTAGACCAGTGTCCCGGCAATATGTGTACTTGGATAGTAAAAGACGATGGCGTTTATATTTTGGGGGAAAGAGAGGCTATTTGGTGAATATTGTAACTCATTTCATCCtccaaatcaataaataatacacTTTgagatcttgctttatttagAAATGAAGATGTATGGTTTTTAAAACTAACAAAATCTTGTTATGTGAATAGGTATAATGTGCAAGTAAGCCTTTTGATTTGATATAATCtattcttttactatttaaatactactaacCAGGATATGAAAGATCTAACTAATCTTATTTGGTGCTGATCGATTCTCATAGACAATGAAATTGTTGTTTGATCTTGCTTCTACCATTGgcatataaattaatgatgtattataataaataaaaatgagaggGAATTAACTTAGAAGCAGGAATCACTAATGTCTAATCGTATATAGGAATAATAGCATACAATatgttgaaaattgatattttggtgaaaattaaatttgaagcTTGAGCCGgtaaatattttgtagtttTTGGGTGATGcttttaattagaaaataaattgtgtgTGTATGTTACTAATATAATAGTGGTTTAGTTAATATGTGAGAAACTGAAAATGGATTATCATATTTGAAATCATTATTAgttgaactttaaaattaacttttttatttattatcaaaaCCATTGCCTTTACAAGAAATCAGTAAATCTCATAAGTGGGAATTTTAACTAACAGCAGTAGTcacaattaattgaaaatcaacAACCTCTAAGTTTAATAAGTAACCAATAATAAAAGACTGATCATCATCATACGTCAAAATTTAGTGAactttttaaaacattaaaatttcaagagAGGAGTTAAAATTGACTCTCaacttttcacttttatttatttatttatattctagctctgtagtttttatttattcaccTGTATCTCTAaacatatgaaatttaattaaaaatttactcATGTCAGAAAAttacactatttataaaaaatgttgttACAGCATATGAAAAGATTttgatagaaaataaatcgcaaataataaaaagactAATacgtaaaaataaaagagtgaaagaatcaaacaaaattttgattcGGAAATTTCATTGATTTCCGAATGATCACGAGTCCCGGTTCTGATTCTGTATCTTGGTGTTGATGTTGACGATGGTGGAGTAAAGAAGCCAGTAGAAGAAGAGCAGCGATGCGATGAGGAGGTGCAATTTGATGATGGATTTCTGGTGGTTGAAGCGCTCCGATGGCGAGCACCAATCGAGCTGCAGGCAGGTGGGTCGAGTCTCGTACTGCCAGGACCAGGAAGAGGCACAAGGGCACCACAACAAGGAGACTCCGGGCCATGCCAGTTAGCCTCTTCCGTGTCATcatgaggaggaggaggaggaccATGATTGCCACTACCCATTGCAAGGCCATTGATCTAGCCTTTGATCACTAAGTACAATAATGAGGGTTAGGGTGATTCTATTAGTTACTCCacaacttataaatatatgaacatGGGAAGAGGTAtctatagtactcctactccataagaaatacaaatagttaccatatttattattttttacgaAAGTTCATTCGCCAATAGAAATTGGTAAGTATGGTACCTTTTTCAAATTTACCTTCTTTCCTTCTAATTAATTCTACTTTTAAAGAAaggaaatgtaaataaaaaatatgacttCTCAATTTAGTTATTAAATAAGTACATATTACCATATTTCAATTCATTATTAGGTGAtctttaaaattaactttttattcattataaaaaCCCCCTCATTGTAAGGATTCAGTAAATCGTCTCATTGTAATTAGTGTTCGTGTTCCTAAAATTAGGAGAGATCTTATTTGAATGAATTAATGTAATATTGGTATATGTTGTTAGGTATCGAAGGCTAGATTGtcatatttgaattcattatgaggtaatttataaaataccTTTTCAATAAATCAGTAATTAGTGTTCCGGGTTCCTAAAATTCATGCTTCCAATTTCAAAGATGGTGTTTCCTGATCACACCTACATTAtcttgctgctgctgctgcttcgCCTTGTTTTACCTTTCTCTGTTGGAGCAACCACTTTCTTCAACCTTACCCTCTCTCATCACCACCCTAATCCTGATTTTGTGGCTCTACAAGTCACAAggtaaacacacacacaacactcaaatatgtgcactttatCAACTACTataaactactactactataaaataaattgttactTTTGAAGAATTACATTATTTATgagatttcatattttcagtTATAGTTCATGCATATATTTGTTGCgtgattttataattacatGAAACATTGCATTATCTCATAGTACTTAATATTATGTTAAATTCATGACAGGAGTGTGAATGAATCCATATCGAAACGTCGCCCAATTCTTGAAACCCCCTTGAGCAAGGCACAGTCACAGTGCCTGACTGGAAACCCCATAGATGACTGCTGGCGCTGCGACCCCAACTGGGGAAACAACCGACAACGGCTGGCTGACTGCGCCATTGGCTTCGGGCAGGGTGCAATGGGGGGCAAAGGGGGTCGTTTCTATGTGGTAACGGACTCCTCTGATCACGACACAGTCAGCCCGACCCCTGGCACCCTTCGCTATGCTGTCATCCAAGAAGAACCCCTCTGGATCATCTTCAACTCAAACATGGTCATCAAGCTAAAGCATGAGCTCATCTTCAACAGCCACAAGACCATAGATGGCCGTGGTGCCAATGTGCAGATCACGGGGAATGGATGCCTCACATTGCAGTATGTCAGCAACATCATCATCCACAACGTGCGTGTGTACAACTGTATGCTGTCTGGGAACACTAATATTAGGTCAAGCACCACACATTTTGGCCACAGGGGGGTATCGGATGGTGATGGCATAACAATCTTTGGTTCAAGGAACATATGGATTGATCATTGCACGTTGTCACATTGCACTGATGGATTGGTAGATATCACCGTGGGATCTACAGCTATTACTGTGTCGAATAACTATTTGTCTGATCACGACAAGGCCATGCTGCTCGGGCATGATGATAAGTTCTTGCCCGACTCGGGGATGCAGGTTGGTTCTTTTGCAAAACAATACAATCTGTTCCTTTTGAATTCTTGATGTGAAACTGATGACAGAGACTTGTTTGTGTAGGTCACTATAGCATTCAACCGGTTTGGAAAGGGGCTCGTCCAGAGGTTGCCGAGGGTGAGGAGGGGCTACATCCACGTGGTGAACAACGACTATTATAAGTGGAAAATGTACGCGATTGGAGGAAGTGCTAACCCGACTGTGAATAGCGAGGGTAATCGCTTCACTGCATCAGATGATCACAATGTTAAGGAGGTACAATGCTGCTTACATTGCTGGTTGAATTTTCTGCCATTTATTTTGTGCAAATTTAAACATATGCATGCTACATTGTGTGTATGCGGTACAATAGGTGACAAAACATGAGGATGCCAGTGAGGGGGAGTGGGCCAACTGGAATTGGAGGTCGAATGGGGACCTGATGTTGAACGGTGCATTCTTCGTGCCATCCGGTGATGGGGCTAAGCCGCAGTATGCCAAGGCCTCAAGCTTCGACCCTATATCGGTTAACCAAATCGACCAACTAACCATGAATGCCGGTGTTCTTGGTGGCACAAGgtacacacacatacacacatgAATCTTTGCATCTTTCACAAGACACGGCAgaatttctgaatttttttctgatgaaattataattcaGGGACACCGGTGTATCATATGGTGGTGGCTCCATCACGTTTACAGGCGCAGCCCAGAGAGAGTCATCACTGCCCAGCAATTTGTTTCTGTCTTCCCTAATTATTCTTATACTGTATATCTCCTCCACCATTGCTGGTGGATTTCTATGATCAAcatcattcatttttatatattgaggTGCATGCAAAAAAAACCATGTTTGTGGGGACAATCGTTTGATTCCTGAATCTAAACCAGTTGCAAAAGTTAACAAATGAGAcaagtagttgaaatttgaataatcgCCAAAAAAAAAGGGGCATACATTCTTTCATCAGAAGCCTCATAGCTTGATTTTAagtttagaaatacaaaaaccagaaaataattatagattaCAAAAACTATCATTATTAggatggaaaataaaatgaaatgttgcaAAGCACAAGCACAAGAGAATGGCATTTGTTGAGTGAAGCAGAGTAGCATACTGACCTCAATTTTTCCAGCTTTTTCCTTCCAAGCATTTTGTTTCCCATGAGTTGCTCCTACTTCTTAAGAAGTGAAGGAGCTTTGCCACTGGCTGCGAAATTGTTTCACAATCATCCTCAGCTGTATGTTTTTCAATTCCACTAAATGACGATCATGCTTTCTTCACCAGTAACTTGAGAAGCAACCTCTTCCAGTTTCTTCCAAGTTAACTCACGATTGCGTTTAAGTTCTCCATCTCTTGCTTGCTTTTCGTCATGCTGCATCTGACATTCTTCAAATAACTCGGGATCCATCTCTAGAAACATTCTCCTGACATTGGAGCTCAAGCCAATGATTGCCTGATTCCAGTGGCCTCGTATGTTCTTTTCTAGGGCATCAAATATGATTGGTAAAATAACGCTCCGATTTTCTGCAATCAGACTTACTATGTGCTCATTGTTCCACCAAAAAAGAGCCCGTTCAGCTACCTATCAAATAGGAAATCATGGCGGTTAATATTGAGGTTTAAGACTGTGCAGACAATGAATTGGATCACAACAACCATACAGAGAAgtaaataattcaacaaaaattaagacTGCACTAATCATTTAAATGCTCTTGTCATCTAATGAAAAGTATTCTCAAAGGGAAGATGACATCTAAGGGAAGCAGATGGGCAAAACACATGCTTCTGGATGTGTATGTGCAAGAGTTAgcaaataaagatattttcataGAGCAATGAACCCTAAAAATTGCTATATCAAATCTTCACAACCCAGCCACAAATCATAGAGCATTGTACAGCATATAGCATGGTATGTCATGAAGTTTCTATGAACCTTTAGAACCACAAGGAGAGGAAGATCATTGATATATATTCAACTACTCACATTAATTCAGAACTCCACCAGAACATTGTAAATTCACCTCCCCCATCCCccaactcattcttactcttCTTCATATTCCATATACACCTCTACAAGAAACTCCTAGTGCACAATAAAACTATAACCAGCAGAAGTAAAAGGGTTGTAAGCAGCGCACAAATTCAACAGCAGATTTTACAGATGTCCACTTCAGTCCATAAGGAGAGCAAACATATCCACTGCACGCATCATGATAAGACACTTATCTACTTCAGTTTCGTATTTCTTATACCTAATCATCTTAATCAGCTGTCATGTTCCCTGATATTACACCGACATTGCTGCTTAAACAATAACATTCATCGATGTTATTTACTTCTGGAAAGTGAAAATATTATGGTAGCAACACTATATATCAAAGAGAACTAGTTGAAAGAACCCTTTTCTAAGTAGATATTACAATGTAAATACACGAAGTCCAGGAAGATCTTCAGACCTGGAAATGTGAGCTAGTGAGGCTTCGTCCAATTTGTCTAAACAGAGGTACCATGCAGCGCTGAAACTCTGCAGACTGTGTAAACTCCAAAATCTCTTCTAGTTCCCCAAGGAAGAGAACTTCCTTACCACAGTTTGTGACAGGCCAAAACTTCAGCACTCCTCTAATGACAGTATCAGCCAATCTGTAATCCTTCTCAACAAACTGTGTTATACAATAGGACAACTGCTGATGGTATGAAGAAATACATTTAGGCTTGTGCAATGGAATAAGTGCTCGTACAAGGAACAACTTGTGTTCTTCTTTCATTGGCAGTGCAAACCCATTAATTATACTTCCGAGAATCTCCAAAAGCTCAGCAATCCCACTGTACCTCTCGGTCTCAAATATGAACTGATAAAAAATGTTGTTTATCGCATTCCGTATAAAGGGTCTATGAACCATAAATCTCCCATATATGCGGTGAAGAATTGTCTTCAAATACTCCCGCTCCCTCATGTCTTCTGAATCAAACAAATCAAGCAATTTAAGTACGAACGAGTGGTCAAGATACTTCTTGGCAATCTTAGTGTCAGTTTCTGATGACACCACatactttaaaagtaaatCATATACAAATTGCAAGTGCGGCCACGAAGGGTCCATGAACATCTCATCTTCCTCAGGATCTCCACCCTCTGAGCCAGTGTTCTCATGTGCAGCCGGTGGCAAACACCGGAAAATATTCACAGATATCATCTTCATCAATTCCTCCTGCATCACCTCATTCATTTTACACGATCCCGACTGCACCAAGTCAACGAGTTCTGCCAGAGTTTGCCTCTTGATCTCCTTCTCCCGCACAGACTTAGTCGGATCAGTAAAATCAAATAGGAAACAACATATTTGAAGTTTCCGAATGAATAGATTGTGCCGGTCAGCCATTGGAACATCCCTCAACATAGGCAAAACATCAACAGTACCCGGGTTCAGCGGGATGTTGGCAAGGGTCACATGCTGAGGTGTTGCAGAGGCCAGTCGAGACGCATGATTGACAGTCACACTAGAAGCAGACGACGACTGGGATATGGGGGCCTCTATTGCTTCAGATTTCCAGGACTTCCTCTGCCCCCTTTTCATTATCTTGTTCAACATTGTGATCCTCAACCCAAACAGGAAAGAGAAATCACACAAACTGCAGGAACAGAAATCGCCTAAAGCTACAAACTATCACACTACTTCATTCGCCCACATACACTCAACTTCACATTTTAATTGCTCTTCCAGTAACTCCCACTACAAGAGCAATGAAAGCAGATGGTGGTAAAACTCTGGGCCCGCAATCTCGAAACCTAATTAAGGTATGATCAATTACTAAAACTAACAGGTAACAACATAGAAACGCTTCTGCCGTATGAATCAAGTAGAAAAATATGCTCGTCCCTACTATCCGTGCTTGTGCAAAATCGCAAACAGTTGGACAGAAACAAAATAGCAGAGAAATACTTGAGAAATTAGGAAAACCGATTAGGAATCCGCGAACAAAGCCAGTACCCGATCAGTTCCGTCGAACTAAGAAAGCAGTGCCGCGTTGCAGAATCCACGAGTTAGAGAGCAAATCAAAGTAATTTCACTCTCAAAGCAGCACCAATTTtgcggaggcggaggcggaggctgtagaagaagaagaagaaacggATATGATTTGAATTAAGTCACCGCCGACGAGGAAATTGAGGGCTTAGggcttgtttttagttttttgtttttctttaaatctttatttatatggtttccattaaatttgattttccatTGTAGTGGCTGCTGCTCTCCACGGCTTCCTTTTCagtattcattttcttctatCCTTTAATATTATCTACTTTCAAGTGTTCCAGTATATACGAAAAGAAAAGTCAAATGTATTAAATAGGGATAATGTATGAGGataatattcttaaaaaaatttcacaacaattttttttttggtaaatgttATCCTAATTTTACCCATCTGAGATAAGGTATTTACCCAGCCTATTGAACAGTTGTATACAATGTGG
The genomic region above belongs to Salvia hispanica cultivar TCC Black 2014 chromosome 3, UniMelb_Shisp_WGS_1.0, whole genome shotgun sequence and contains:
- the LOC125214770 gene encoding zinc finger protein ZAT5-like, which encodes METATEEAAAVAVTPCLNTDVIAKGKRTKRQRPNSPFSFTITPPRAASEESTTTEEADTARCLILLSQGHFIPIAKSRRDAAAMYTCKTCNRSFQSFQALGGHRASHKKPKNEKRYAIFSDEEDFNKFSPTSLSLQLSSVSTTATAAAMKSPRVHECSYCGAEFASGQALGGHMRKHRGGAAPPVPTNIREAIVYDEAEAETEAEERKKGGNWLSLDLNLPAPDDERSPNRMAQPLPLNR
- the LOC125209140 gene encoding probable pectate lyase 5, which produces MVFPDHTYIILLLLLLRLVLPFSVGATTFFNLTLSHHHPNPDFVALQVTRSVNESISKRRPILETPLSKAQSQCLTGNPIDDCWRCDPNWGNNRQRLADCAIGFGQGAMGGKGGRFYVVTDSSDHDTVSPTPGTLRYAVIQEEPLWIIFNSNMVIKLKHELIFNSHKTIDGRGANVQITGNGCLTLQYVSNIIIHNVRVYNCMLSGNTNIRSSTTHFGHRGVSDGDGITIFGSRNIWIDHCTLSHCTDGLVDITVGSTAITVSNNYLSDHDKAMLLGHDDKFLPDSGMQVTIAFNRFGKGLVQRLPRVRRGYIHVVNNDYYKWKMYAIGGSANPTVNSEGNRFTASDDHNVKEVTKHEDASEGEWANWNWRSNGDLMLNGAFFVPSGDGAKPQYAKASSFDPISVNQIDQLTMNAGVLGGTRDTGVSYGGGSITFTGAAQRESSLPSNLFLSSLIILILYISSTIAGGFL